The Mytilus trossulus isolate FHL-02 chromosome 13, PNRI_Mtr1.1.1.hap1, whole genome shotgun sequence genome has a segment encoding these proteins:
- the LOC134695072 gene encoding prolyl endopeptidase FAP-like isoform X10 — MNSASTSVTVKSTSERKFSSKPKPGQAVDLEELVGHTQDQRNWRGIAIALLVILIVCALIVTAIILVTPDTESSKEEDNRVKLSLENYLNQSFHPKELYVTWVDGDEAFVYRNDDGAVVEYNCTSNETVTLILSTVFKTLDTGVYKLSPDRKYAILTTGAPEHIYRHSTLSKYSLYNVSTGTYVPLEGYKNEDVLQYIGWAPKGPAVVFVQHNNIYHKNIITKETKQVTFDGITEEIFNGIPDWVYEEEILMSDSAIWWSQEATHILYAQFNDTGVKKYMYPYYGDPTNEYGEMKRIAYPKPGATNPTFKLKVHNLVTGKTSDVQAPKEFLNVDHYFTTVSWRDDTYFLVTWVNRAQNRTLFTVCTAVTGQCSLNFEEEVQGGWIEMDTPPLFTANGKDYLTLMPNKDGKAGYFKHVAMVELPVSNIGKQLSRNIGIRRFLTHGQYEVTDIVGINDELREVYFIATPGDARKRHLYSISTDSPSSSFTPTVKCLSCDIDEKCQYVTASFSHTGKYYILGCLGPDIPYFILKSTMSDISIMLEDNQVLRKKYDKVAFPKIKFIEIETEDGEKIHAKMLIPPVWNKDEIITYPLLMSVYGGPGSQLVTEKFEIKWASYLASTKNIIVAYVDARGTGARGDRFLHRMYKNLGSIEVQDTITAAQYFDSLSYVESSKLSIWGWSYGGYLTANVLGRQPKELFECGISVAPVTDWLYYDSVYTERYMNTPRENPNGYSTSSVLQYARNFKDVMFMLVHGTGDDNVHFQNSAQLMKALQEEDVYFTQQFYTDQQHGLNGGHTKEHLYKSMGDFLDECYHGTSAKYEERKEALEQEKQEPMEGER, encoded by the exons gaACTTGTTGGACACACTCAAGACCAAAGGAACTGGAGAGGCATTGCTATAGCCTTGTTGGTTATTCTGATTGTATGCGCTCTTATAGTGACAGCCATCATTCTAGTAACGCCAG ATACTGAAA GTTCGAAGGAGGAGGACAACAGAGTAAAGCTATCGTTAGAAAATTACCTTAACCAATCTTTTCATCCGAAAGAGCTGTATGTCACATGGGTGGACG gAGACGAGGCCTTTGTGTACAGAAACGATGATGGCGCAGTCGTAGAATACAACTGTACTTCTAATGAAACAGTAACCTTAATCTTAAGTACAGTCTTT AAAACATTAGACACTGGAGTTTATAAATTGTCACCTGACCGAAAATACGCCATTTTGACAACCGGTGCACCAGAACAT ATATACAGACATTCCACACTTTCAAAGTACAGTCTTTACAACGTGTCTACTGG GACGTATGTACCATTAGAAGGATACAAAAATGAGGATGTGTTACAGTACATTGGATGGGCCCCAAAAGGACCAGCTGTG GTTTTTGTGCAACATAATAATATATACCATAAAAATATCATTACGAAAGAAACCAAACAGGTGACATTTGATGGAATTACGGAGGAAATATTTAATGGAATTCCTGATTGGGTATACGAAG AGGAGATACTGATGTCTGACAGTGCAATATGGTGGTCTCAGGAAGCAACACATATTTTATATGCTCAGTTTAATGATACTGGAgtgaaaaaatacatgtatcctTACTATGGTGATCCAACCAATGAATACGGTGAAATGAAAAGAATAGCTTACCCAAAG CCTGGTGCGACAAATCCAACTTTCAAACTAAAAGTTCATAACTTAGTGACGGGTAAAACCAGTGACGTACAAGCGCCAAAAGAGTTTTTAAATGT TGACCATTATTTCACCACCGTATCCTGGCGAGATGATACATACTTTTTAGTGACATGGGTAAACAGAGCACAAAATAGAACGTTATTTACAGTGTGCACGGCCGTTACTGGGCAGTGTAGTTTG AACTTTGAAGAAGAGGTACAGGGAGGATGGATAGAAATG GATACGCCACCATTATTTACAGCCAATGGGAAAGATTATTTAACTTTAATGCCGAATAAAGATGGGAAAGCCGGGTACTTTAAACATGTCGCCATGGTGGAGTTACCCGTGAGTAATATCGGCAAG CAGTTGTCTCGAAATATTGGGATCAGAAGATTTCTTACCCATGGACAATACGAAGTGACAGATATAGTTGGTATTAATGATGAGTTAAGGGAGGTGTATTTCATAGCAACTCCCGGAGACGCAAGAAAAAGACATTTGTATAG TATCTCTACAGACAGTCCATCTTCATCATTCACACCCACCGTTAAGTGTTTGTCATGTGACATTGATGAGAAATGTCAATATGTCACAGCCTCTTTTAGTCATactgggaaatattatattcttGGATGCCTAGGTCCAGACATTCCTTACTTCATACTTAAATCAACCATGTCTGATATAT CAATCATGTTAGAAGACAATCAAGTTTTACGGAAGAAATACGATAAAGTGGCCTTCCCAAAAATTAAGTTTATAGAGATTGAAACAGAGGATGGTGAAA AAATTCATGCCAAGATGCTGATACCGCCTGTATGGAATAAAGATGAAATTATCACTTACccattgttaatgtctgt GTATGGAGGTCCAGGTTCGCAGTTAGTTacagaaaaatttgaaataaaatgggCATCATATTTAGCTAGTACTAAAAATATCATAGTGGCTTACGTAGACGCCAGAGGAACGGGTGCACGAGGAGATCGATTTTTACACAGGATGTATAAAAACCTTGGTTCCATAGAAGTTCAAGATACCATAACTGCTGCTCA atattttgatAGTTTATCATATGTAGAATCAAGTAAACTGTCAATTTGGGGATGG TCCTATGGTGGTTATTTAACTGCAAATGTACTGGGAAGACAGCCAAAAGAATTGTTTGAGTGTGGTATATCAGTTGCACCAGTAACAGATTGGTTATATTATG ATTCAGTGTATACAGAGAGGTATATGAACACTCCAAGAGAAAATCCAAATGGATACAGT ACAAGCTCAGTATTACAGTATGCCAGGAACTTTAAGGATGTTATGTTCATGCTGGTCCATGGCACTGGAGATG ATAATGTACACTTCCAAAATTCTGCTCAGTTAATGAAAGCTTTACAAGAGGAAGATGTTTACTTCACTCAACAG TTTTATACAGATCAACAACATGGCTTAAATGGTGGACATACGAAGgaacatttatataaatcaatgGGTGATTTTCTAGATGAGTGTTATCATGGTACATCAGCAAAGTatgaagaaagaaaagaagCATTAGAACAAGAGAAACAAGAACCAATGGAAGGAGAGAGATAA
- the LOC134695072 gene encoding inactive dipeptidyl peptidase 10-like isoform X4: protein MFAVTANTNNEESDGESYHVPKRGKRFYDNRKRVLSDTLLAKLENEELVGHTQDQRNWRGIAIALLVILIVCALIVTAIILVTPDTESSKEEDNRVKLSLENYLNQSFHPKELYVTWVDGDEAFVYRNDDGAVVEYNCTSNETVTLILSTVFKTLDTGVYKLSPDRKYAILTTGAPEHIYRHSTLSKYSLYNVSTGTYVPLEGYKNEDVLQYIGWAPKGPAVVFVQHNNIYHKNIITKETKQVTFDGITEEIFNGIPDWVYEEEILMSDSAIWWSQEATHILYAQFNDTGVKKYMYPYYGDPTNEYGEMKRIAYPKPGATNPTFKLKVHNLVTGKTSDVQAPKEFLNVDHYFTTVSWRDDTYFLVTWVNRAQNRTLFTVCTAVTGQCSLNFEEEVQGGWIEMDTPPLFTANGKDYLTLMPNKDGKAGYFKHVAMVELPQLSRNIGIRRFLTHGQYEVTDIVGINDELREVYFIATPGDARKRHLYSISTDSPSSSFTPTVKCLSCDIDEKCQYVTASFSHTGKYYILGCLGPDIPYFILKSTMSDISIMLEDNQVLRKKYDKVAFPKIKFIEIETEDGEKIHAKMLIPPVWNKDEIITYPLLMSVYGGPGSQLVTEKFEIKWASYLASTKNIIVAYVDARGTGARGDRFLHRMYKNLGSIEVQDTITAAQYFDSLSYVESSKLSIWGWSYGGYLTANVLGRQPKELFECGISVAPVTDWLYYDSVYTERYMNTPRENPNGYSTSSVLQYARNFKDVMFMLVHGTGDDNVHFQNSAQLMKALQEEDVYFTQQFYTDQQHGLNGGHTKEHLYKSMGDFLDECYHGTSAKYEERKEALEQEKQEPMEGER from the exons ATGTTTGCAGTCACAGCTAATACCAACAATGAGGAATCGGACGGGGAAAGCTATCATGTTCCGAAAAGAGGAAAAAGATTCTATGACAATAGAAAAAGGGTTTTGTCTGATACATTACTGGCAAAGTTGGAAAATGAG gaACTTGTTGGACACACTCAAGACCAAAGGAACTGGAGAGGCATTGCTATAGCCTTGTTGGTTATTCTGATTGTATGCGCTCTTATAGTGACAGCCATCATTCTAGTAACGCCAG ATACTGAAA GTTCGAAGGAGGAGGACAACAGAGTAAAGCTATCGTTAGAAAATTACCTTAACCAATCTTTTCATCCGAAAGAGCTGTATGTCACATGGGTGGACG gAGACGAGGCCTTTGTGTACAGAAACGATGATGGCGCAGTCGTAGAATACAACTGTACTTCTAATGAAACAGTAACCTTAATCTTAAGTACAGTCTTT AAAACATTAGACACTGGAGTTTATAAATTGTCACCTGACCGAAAATACGCCATTTTGACAACCGGTGCACCAGAACAT ATATACAGACATTCCACACTTTCAAAGTACAGTCTTTACAACGTGTCTACTGG GACGTATGTACCATTAGAAGGATACAAAAATGAGGATGTGTTACAGTACATTGGATGGGCCCCAAAAGGACCAGCTGTG GTTTTTGTGCAACATAATAATATATACCATAAAAATATCATTACGAAAGAAACCAAACAGGTGACATTTGATGGAATTACGGAGGAAATATTTAATGGAATTCCTGATTGGGTATACGAAG AGGAGATACTGATGTCTGACAGTGCAATATGGTGGTCTCAGGAAGCAACACATATTTTATATGCTCAGTTTAATGATACTGGAgtgaaaaaatacatgtatcctTACTATGGTGATCCAACCAATGAATACGGTGAAATGAAAAGAATAGCTTACCCAAAG CCTGGTGCGACAAATCCAACTTTCAAACTAAAAGTTCATAACTTAGTGACGGGTAAAACCAGTGACGTACAAGCGCCAAAAGAGTTTTTAAATGT TGACCATTATTTCACCACCGTATCCTGGCGAGATGATACATACTTTTTAGTGACATGGGTAAACAGAGCACAAAATAGAACGTTATTTACAGTGTGCACGGCCGTTACTGGGCAGTGTAGTTTG AACTTTGAAGAAGAGGTACAGGGAGGATGGATAGAAATG GATACGCCACCATTATTTACAGCCAATGGGAAAGATTATTTAACTTTAATGCCGAATAAAGATGGGAAAGCCGGGTACTTTAAACATGTCGCCATGGTGGAGTTACCC CAGTTGTCTCGAAATATTGGGATCAGAAGATTTCTTACCCATGGACAATACGAAGTGACAGATATAGTTGGTATTAATGATGAGTTAAGGGAGGTGTATTTCATAGCAACTCCCGGAGACGCAAGAAAAAGACATTTGTATAG TATCTCTACAGACAGTCCATCTTCATCATTCACACCCACCGTTAAGTGTTTGTCATGTGACATTGATGAGAAATGTCAATATGTCACAGCCTCTTTTAGTCATactgggaaatattatattcttGGATGCCTAGGTCCAGACATTCCTTACTTCATACTTAAATCAACCATGTCTGATATAT CAATCATGTTAGAAGACAATCAAGTTTTACGGAAGAAATACGATAAAGTGGCCTTCCCAAAAATTAAGTTTATAGAGATTGAAACAGAGGATGGTGAAA AAATTCATGCCAAGATGCTGATACCGCCTGTATGGAATAAAGATGAAATTATCACTTACccattgttaatgtctgt GTATGGAGGTCCAGGTTCGCAGTTAGTTacagaaaaatttgaaataaaatgggCATCATATTTAGCTAGTACTAAAAATATCATAGTGGCTTACGTAGACGCCAGAGGAACGGGTGCACGAGGAGATCGATTTTTACACAGGATGTATAAAAACCTTGGTTCCATAGAAGTTCAAGATACCATAACTGCTGCTCA atattttgatAGTTTATCATATGTAGAATCAAGTAAACTGTCAATTTGGGGATGG TCCTATGGTGGTTATTTAACTGCAAATGTACTGGGAAGACAGCCAAAAGAATTGTTTGAGTGTGGTATATCAGTTGCACCAGTAACAGATTGGTTATATTATG ATTCAGTGTATACAGAGAGGTATATGAACACTCCAAGAGAAAATCCAAATGGATACAGT ACAAGCTCAGTATTACAGTATGCCAGGAACTTTAAGGATGTTATGTTCATGCTGGTCCATGGCACTGGAGATG ATAATGTACACTTCCAAAATTCTGCTCAGTTAATGAAAGCTTTACAAGAGGAAGATGTTTACTTCACTCAACAG TTTTATACAGATCAACAACATGGCTTAAATGGTGGACATACGAAGgaacatttatataaatcaatgGGTGATTTTCTAGATGAGTGTTATCATGGTACATCAGCAAAGTatgaagaaagaaaagaagCATTAGAACAAGAGAAACAAGAACCAATGGAAGGAGAGAGATAA
- the LOC134695072 gene encoding prolyl endopeptidase FAP-like isoform X8 — protein MTSAAVASVATSASLKRQTGASKNLSTMAQIKELVGHTQDQRNWRGIAIALLVILIVCALIVTAIILVTPDTESSKEEDNRVKLSLENYLNQSFHPKELYVTWVDGDEAFVYRNDDGAVVEYNCTSNETVTLILSTVFKTLDTGVYKLSPDRKYAILTTGAPEHIYRHSTLSKYSLYNVSTGTYVPLEGYKNEDVLQYIGWAPKGPAVVFVQHNNIYHKNIITKETKQVTFDGITEEIFNGIPDWVYEEEILMSDSAIWWSQEATHILYAQFNDTGVKKYMYPYYGDPTNEYGEMKRIAYPKPGATNPTFKLKVHNLVTGKTSDVQAPKEFLNVDHYFTTVSWRDDTYFLVTWVNRAQNRTLFTVCTAVTGQCSLNFEEEVQGGWIEMDTPPLFTANGKDYLTLMPNKDGKAGYFKHVAMVELPVSNIGKQLSRNIGIRRFLTHGQYEVTDIVGINDELREVYFIATPGDARKRHLYSISTDSPSSSFTPTVKCLSCDIDEKCQYVTASFSHTGKYYILGCLGPDIPYFILKSTMSDISIMLEDNQVLRKKYDKVAFPKIKFIEIETEDGEKIHAKMLIPPVWNKDEIITYPLLMSVYGGPGSQLVTEKFEIKWASYLASTKNIIVAYVDARGTGARGDRFLHRMYKNLGSIEVQDTITAAQYFDSLSYVESSKLSIWGWSYGGYLTANVLGRQPKELFECGISVAPVTDWLYYDSVYTERYMNTPRENPNGYSTSSVLQYARNFKDVMFMLVHGTGDDNVHFQNSAQLMKALQEEDVYFTQQFYTDQQHGLNGGHTKEHLYKSMGDFLDECYHGTSAKYEERKEALEQEKQEPMEGER, from the exons gaACTTGTTGGACACACTCAAGACCAAAGGAACTGGAGAGGCATTGCTATAGCCTTGTTGGTTATTCTGATTGTATGCGCTCTTATAGTGACAGCCATCATTCTAGTAACGCCAG ATACTGAAA GTTCGAAGGAGGAGGACAACAGAGTAAAGCTATCGTTAGAAAATTACCTTAACCAATCTTTTCATCCGAAAGAGCTGTATGTCACATGGGTGGACG gAGACGAGGCCTTTGTGTACAGAAACGATGATGGCGCAGTCGTAGAATACAACTGTACTTCTAATGAAACAGTAACCTTAATCTTAAGTACAGTCTTT AAAACATTAGACACTGGAGTTTATAAATTGTCACCTGACCGAAAATACGCCATTTTGACAACCGGTGCACCAGAACAT ATATACAGACATTCCACACTTTCAAAGTACAGTCTTTACAACGTGTCTACTGG GACGTATGTACCATTAGAAGGATACAAAAATGAGGATGTGTTACAGTACATTGGATGGGCCCCAAAAGGACCAGCTGTG GTTTTTGTGCAACATAATAATATATACCATAAAAATATCATTACGAAAGAAACCAAACAGGTGACATTTGATGGAATTACGGAGGAAATATTTAATGGAATTCCTGATTGGGTATACGAAG AGGAGATACTGATGTCTGACAGTGCAATATGGTGGTCTCAGGAAGCAACACATATTTTATATGCTCAGTTTAATGATACTGGAgtgaaaaaatacatgtatcctTACTATGGTGATCCAACCAATGAATACGGTGAAATGAAAAGAATAGCTTACCCAAAG CCTGGTGCGACAAATCCAACTTTCAAACTAAAAGTTCATAACTTAGTGACGGGTAAAACCAGTGACGTACAAGCGCCAAAAGAGTTTTTAAATGT TGACCATTATTTCACCACCGTATCCTGGCGAGATGATACATACTTTTTAGTGACATGGGTAAACAGAGCACAAAATAGAACGTTATTTACAGTGTGCACGGCCGTTACTGGGCAGTGTAGTTTG AACTTTGAAGAAGAGGTACAGGGAGGATGGATAGAAATG GATACGCCACCATTATTTACAGCCAATGGGAAAGATTATTTAACTTTAATGCCGAATAAAGATGGGAAAGCCGGGTACTTTAAACATGTCGCCATGGTGGAGTTACCCGTGAGTAATATCGGCAAG CAGTTGTCTCGAAATATTGGGATCAGAAGATTTCTTACCCATGGACAATACGAAGTGACAGATATAGTTGGTATTAATGATGAGTTAAGGGAGGTGTATTTCATAGCAACTCCCGGAGACGCAAGAAAAAGACATTTGTATAG TATCTCTACAGACAGTCCATCTTCATCATTCACACCCACCGTTAAGTGTTTGTCATGTGACATTGATGAGAAATGTCAATATGTCACAGCCTCTTTTAGTCATactgggaaatattatattcttGGATGCCTAGGTCCAGACATTCCTTACTTCATACTTAAATCAACCATGTCTGATATAT CAATCATGTTAGAAGACAATCAAGTTTTACGGAAGAAATACGATAAAGTGGCCTTCCCAAAAATTAAGTTTATAGAGATTGAAACAGAGGATGGTGAAA AAATTCATGCCAAGATGCTGATACCGCCTGTATGGAATAAAGATGAAATTATCACTTACccattgttaatgtctgt GTATGGAGGTCCAGGTTCGCAGTTAGTTacagaaaaatttgaaataaaatgggCATCATATTTAGCTAGTACTAAAAATATCATAGTGGCTTACGTAGACGCCAGAGGAACGGGTGCACGAGGAGATCGATTTTTACACAGGATGTATAAAAACCTTGGTTCCATAGAAGTTCAAGATACCATAACTGCTGCTCA atattttgatAGTTTATCATATGTAGAATCAAGTAAACTGTCAATTTGGGGATGG TCCTATGGTGGTTATTTAACTGCAAATGTACTGGGAAGACAGCCAAAAGAATTGTTTGAGTGTGGTATATCAGTTGCACCAGTAACAGATTGGTTATATTATG ATTCAGTGTATACAGAGAGGTATATGAACACTCCAAGAGAAAATCCAAATGGATACAGT ACAAGCTCAGTATTACAGTATGCCAGGAACTTTAAGGATGTTATGTTCATGCTGGTCCATGGCACTGGAGATG ATAATGTACACTTCCAAAATTCTGCTCAGTTAATGAAAGCTTTACAAGAGGAAGATGTTTACTTCACTCAACAG TTTTATACAGATCAACAACATGGCTTAAATGGTGGACATACGAAGgaacatttatataaatcaatgGGTGATTTTCTAGATGAGTGTTATCATGGTACATCAGCAAAGTatgaagaaagaaaagaagCATTAGAACAAGAGAAACAAGAACCAATGGAAGGAGAGAGATAA
- the LOC134695072 gene encoding prolyl endopeptidase FAP-like isoform X5, which produces MFAVTANTNNEESDGESYHVPKRGKRFYDNRKRVLSDTLLAKLENEELVGHTQDQRNWRGIAIALLVILIVCALIVTAIILVTPDTESSKEEDNRVKLSLENYLNQSFHPKELYVTWVDGDEAFVYRNDDGAVVEYNCTSNETVTLILSTVFKTLDTGVYKLSPDRKYAILTTGAPEHIYRHSTLSKYSLYNVSTGTYVPLEGYKNEDVLQYIGWAPKGPAVVFVQHNNIYHKNIITKETKQVTFDGITEEIFNGIPDWVYEEEILMSDSAIWWSQEATHILYAQFNDTGVKKYMYPYYGDPTNEYGEMKRIAYPKPGATNPTFKLKVHNLVTGKTSDVQAPKEFLNVDHYFTTVSWRDDTYFLVTWVNRAQNRTLFTVCTAVTGQCSLNFEEEVQGGWIEMDTPPLFTANGKDYLTLMPNKDGKAGYFKHVAMVELPLSRNIGIRRFLTHGQYEVTDIVGINDELREVYFIATPGDARKRHLYSISTDSPSSSFTPTVKCLSCDIDEKCQYVTASFSHTGKYYILGCLGPDIPYFILKSTMSDISIMLEDNQVLRKKYDKVAFPKIKFIEIETEDGEKIHAKMLIPPVWNKDEIITYPLLMSVYGGPGSQLVTEKFEIKWASYLASTKNIIVAYVDARGTGARGDRFLHRMYKNLGSIEVQDTITAAQYFDSLSYVESSKLSIWGWSYGGYLTANVLGRQPKELFECGISVAPVTDWLYYDSVYTERYMNTPRENPNGYSTSSVLQYARNFKDVMFMLVHGTGDDNVHFQNSAQLMKALQEEDVYFTQQFYTDQQHGLNGGHTKEHLYKSMGDFLDECYHGTSAKYEERKEALEQEKQEPMEGER; this is translated from the exons ATGTTTGCAGTCACAGCTAATACCAACAATGAGGAATCGGACGGGGAAAGCTATCATGTTCCGAAAAGAGGAAAAAGATTCTATGACAATAGAAAAAGGGTTTTGTCTGATACATTACTGGCAAAGTTGGAAAATGAG gaACTTGTTGGACACACTCAAGACCAAAGGAACTGGAGAGGCATTGCTATAGCCTTGTTGGTTATTCTGATTGTATGCGCTCTTATAGTGACAGCCATCATTCTAGTAACGCCAG ATACTGAAA GTTCGAAGGAGGAGGACAACAGAGTAAAGCTATCGTTAGAAAATTACCTTAACCAATCTTTTCATCCGAAAGAGCTGTATGTCACATGGGTGGACG gAGACGAGGCCTTTGTGTACAGAAACGATGATGGCGCAGTCGTAGAATACAACTGTACTTCTAATGAAACAGTAACCTTAATCTTAAGTACAGTCTTT AAAACATTAGACACTGGAGTTTATAAATTGTCACCTGACCGAAAATACGCCATTTTGACAACCGGTGCACCAGAACAT ATATACAGACATTCCACACTTTCAAAGTACAGTCTTTACAACGTGTCTACTGG GACGTATGTACCATTAGAAGGATACAAAAATGAGGATGTGTTACAGTACATTGGATGGGCCCCAAAAGGACCAGCTGTG GTTTTTGTGCAACATAATAATATATACCATAAAAATATCATTACGAAAGAAACCAAACAGGTGACATTTGATGGAATTACGGAGGAAATATTTAATGGAATTCCTGATTGGGTATACGAAG AGGAGATACTGATGTCTGACAGTGCAATATGGTGGTCTCAGGAAGCAACACATATTTTATATGCTCAGTTTAATGATACTGGAgtgaaaaaatacatgtatcctTACTATGGTGATCCAACCAATGAATACGGTGAAATGAAAAGAATAGCTTACCCAAAG CCTGGTGCGACAAATCCAACTTTCAAACTAAAAGTTCATAACTTAGTGACGGGTAAAACCAGTGACGTACAAGCGCCAAAAGAGTTTTTAAATGT TGACCATTATTTCACCACCGTATCCTGGCGAGATGATACATACTTTTTAGTGACATGGGTAAACAGAGCACAAAATAGAACGTTATTTACAGTGTGCACGGCCGTTACTGGGCAGTGTAGTTTG AACTTTGAAGAAGAGGTACAGGGAGGATGGATAGAAATG GATACGCCACCATTATTTACAGCCAATGGGAAAGATTATTTAACTTTAATGCCGAATAAAGATGGGAAAGCCGGGTACTTTAAACATGTCGCCATGGTGGAGTTACCC TTGTCTCGAAATATTGGGATCAGAAGATTTCTTACCCATGGACAATACGAAGTGACAGATATAGTTGGTATTAATGATGAGTTAAGGGAGGTGTATTTCATAGCAACTCCCGGAGACGCAAGAAAAAGACATTTGTATAG TATCTCTACAGACAGTCCATCTTCATCATTCACACCCACCGTTAAGTGTTTGTCATGTGACATTGATGAGAAATGTCAATATGTCACAGCCTCTTTTAGTCATactgggaaatattatattcttGGATGCCTAGGTCCAGACATTCCTTACTTCATACTTAAATCAACCATGTCTGATATAT CAATCATGTTAGAAGACAATCAAGTTTTACGGAAGAAATACGATAAAGTGGCCTTCCCAAAAATTAAGTTTATAGAGATTGAAACAGAGGATGGTGAAA AAATTCATGCCAAGATGCTGATACCGCCTGTATGGAATAAAGATGAAATTATCACTTACccattgttaatgtctgt GTATGGAGGTCCAGGTTCGCAGTTAGTTacagaaaaatttgaaataaaatgggCATCATATTTAGCTAGTACTAAAAATATCATAGTGGCTTACGTAGACGCCAGAGGAACGGGTGCACGAGGAGATCGATTTTTACACAGGATGTATAAAAACCTTGGTTCCATAGAAGTTCAAGATACCATAACTGCTGCTCA atattttgatAGTTTATCATATGTAGAATCAAGTAAACTGTCAATTTGGGGATGG TCCTATGGTGGTTATTTAACTGCAAATGTACTGGGAAGACAGCCAAAAGAATTGTTTGAGTGTGGTATATCAGTTGCACCAGTAACAGATTGGTTATATTATG ATTCAGTGTATACAGAGAGGTATATGAACACTCCAAGAGAAAATCCAAATGGATACAGT ACAAGCTCAGTATTACAGTATGCCAGGAACTTTAAGGATGTTATGTTCATGCTGGTCCATGGCACTGGAGATG ATAATGTACACTTCCAAAATTCTGCTCAGTTAATGAAAGCTTTACAAGAGGAAGATGTTTACTTCACTCAACAG TTTTATACAGATCAACAACATGGCTTAAATGGTGGACATACGAAGgaacatttatataaatcaatgGGTGATTTTCTAGATGAGTGTTATCATGGTACATCAGCAAAGTatgaagaaagaaaagaagCATTAGAACAAGAGAAACAAGAACCAATGGAAGGAGAGAGATAA